From the genome of Deinococcus cellulosilyticus NBRC 106333 = KACC 11606:
TGCCCACCCAGTACCTCATGAACATCCGGCAGGGGATCACCCGCACCAGAGGCAACTGGTACGACTTCCACCATTCCAGTGGCTTCACCGCACACCTGATGCCGATTTATCACCCGGCTTTCCTGTTGCGAAACCCCACCCGTCAGGTGGGAGGCCCCAAAAGCCTCACCTGGAGGGACATCAAAGAGGTGAAAGCGACGCTGGACCGGTTCAGACAGGGAGAGATGGAAGCTGCAGCACCCGCAGCAGAAGAGGACCAGGGAAGGCTGTTCTGAAGCTCAATACATCCCGACGGTAGGGGTCAACCAGACCTGCCCTGTGCCTTCAAAAACCGTCACCAGGCCCTCTCCAGACTGGGCAGAGGCCAGAATCCCCTTGCTGGATTTCTGAACGGTCATGCGCACACCACCTGTGCGGGCAAGGGCAAAGTTCCCATCCACCACCAGTTTTTCGTTGTTCAACTCGGCAATCATGATTTCTGCTTCTGGCACGGGGGTGTACAGGGCCACGATGCCGCTTCCACGGATCAGGGTCTGGAACATGCCTTCACCAGACAGAGCGTTCCCCAGAATGGAATCTGGCCGCTTGATGCTGAACTGCAGGTTTCCGGCTCCGGCCACAAAAATGCCCCGGTCGATGATCAGGTCCTCTACAAGGTCCAGCAGAAGGTAATGCTTCCAGGTGGGTTCCAGAAAGATGGTGCCAGTCCCTGTGTACTCGGTCTTGAACACCGTTTCGCCTGTCAGGGCTGCACTGACTGCACGCTGCAGAAACCCCCCCACACCACCACCAGACTCCACCTTGAGTTCGATGTGGCCTTTCATGTACTGAAGCTGCCCGGGCTCGGCCAGCAATTTGCCGTTTGAGAGGGTGGCCCGGAGGGTCTTCAGTCTGATGCCCTGTTTCTCCCGGTAATACATTTCGCTGGCCGACTGGGGGTTGCCGAGCAGTTTCTGGTACTCCATCACCTCCAGCACACAGCCCTGGGTTTCCTGGCGGCGGATGGACAACATGTGTTCTGTCTGCATGTCTCT
Proteins encoded in this window:
- a CDS encoding AIM24 family protein produces the protein MLSIRRQETQGCVLEVMEYQKLLGNPQSASEMYYREKQGIRLKTLRATLSNGKLLAEPGQLQYMKGHIELKVESGGGVGGFLQRAVSAALTGETVFKTEYTGTGTIFLEPTWKHYLLLDLVEDLIIDRGIFVAGAGNLQFSIKRPDSILGNALSGEGMFQTLIRGSGIVALYTPVPEAEIMIAELNNEKLVVDGNFALARTGGVRMTVQKSSKGILASAQSGEGLVTVFEGTGQVWLTPTVGMY